The genome window gagaagggctgggggcagatgtggggctcagaggctgcctggggcacagtgaccatgaaatgatcaagttttccatgttctgtgaaagaaggaagggcagcaacaaaacttctgcactggaattaggaagggcagactttggcctgtttaggatgcTGATTTGGGGAATAGAAAATCAGGTACTGAATTATTTTAAGGGAAACACCCCTTATAaacaaaggggtccaggaaggacaCACATTTCAAGAAGGTAAtttaagggggaaggagcagcctgtcccagtgtggcaaaagatgagctagTGAGGACAatgactggcctggctgcccatggagcttttgtgggaactcaggggaaaaaaaggactgGCAACTCAGGAAGAATTTAAGGATTTCTATGGgttattcagaaagaaaagttgagatGTGAAAGCTCAATTTGAACTTAACCTGGCGGCTTCTgtaaaaaaaggtttttataaaaaaaaaattatagcaaaAGTAGGGAGAAGAACCTCTACTATTTATTTGATGCAGTAGAGAATATAGTAACTAAAGATAAGGAAAGGGCTGAGCTTCTTAACACCTTTTTtgtctcaattttcaatattaggaaAGTTTGTCCTTAGGACaggtgttctcctgagctggtagatgggcacagggagcagaacagccccctggactccaggaggaagcagctgctgacctgctgagccactcagatgctcacaggtggaTGGGATCTGATGGGATCCATcctagggggatgagggagctggtggatgagctccccaagctgctctccatcatttaccatcagtcctggctcagcagggagggcccagagcactggaggtgccagtgtgagcccatccccaggaagggctggaaggaggagctggggaactccaggcctgtcagcctgacctgggtgcccggcaaggttatggaacagatcaccttgagtgccatcacagggcacccacaggatggcccagggatcagagccagccagcgtggatttaggggtggcaggtcctgcctgaccaacctggtctccttttatgcccaggtgacccacctgtggatgtgggaaaggctgtggatgttgtgtgcctggactccagcagagcctttgacactgtctctgacagcattccctggaaaagctgcagcccacggcttgggcaggttccctcctggctgagagatttaagagctggctggaggctgggcccagagagtggtggggatggtgctgcacccagctggtatccaggcactggtgctgtccccagggatctgtgctgggcccagtcctgtttaatatcttcactgatgatctgggtgaggggatcgagtccagcattcacaaactgcagatggcaccaagctgggtgtgagtgtggatctgctgcagggcaggacaagaagacccagccttaagctgcaccaggggaggctcaggctggacaataggaaggagttcttcacagaaagggtgagtgggaactggaatgggctggccaggggagaggtggcagagtcactgtccctctccagtggcactcagtggcatggtctgggtgacaaggcagtattagggcattggttggacttgatgatcccaaaggtcttttccagcctatttgattctgtcattctgtgatgattgggacactctggggccattgtgacactgcagggcctcgtggaactaagaggaccatggtgacactgtgcatccccacagaaccaggggtCCATGGTGGTGCTCTGGGGCAAAAAGGAACCAGGGAGTGCCCCGTGACACTCTGGGCcctcgtggaaccacagaggccattgtgacactgcagggcctcgtgtaaccaaggggtttcaccattttgacactgaaAAACCAAggggacactgtgacactgcaggatcctgtgtaaccaaggggacactgtgacacgatggggcctcaagggatctggaataatgctgtgacactgtgtggcctggtggaaacaaggagtccattgtgacacagaggggacttgtggaaccacagagaccatggtgacagtgtgggacctcatgtgaccatggggccattgtgacaccctggggccccatggaaccaaggggaccattgtcacattttgaggccccatggagccaaggagaccagtgtgacagtgcagggcctggtgtaaccaagaggccattgtgaccctgaggggtcccatggaaccaaggacatcttcGCAAATGTCACCAAGCTGGATgtgagtgttgatctgctggagggttggagggctctgcacagtgacttGGACAGGCTGAATCCAGGGGCggaatccaacaaggtgaggtttaacaaatccaagtgcctgatatttggccccagtgctacaggctggggacagagttccaggacagcagccaggcagaaagggacctgcagggactgatggacagcaggctggacatgaggcagcagtgtgcccaggtggccaagaaggccaatggctcctggcctggctcaggaatagtgtggccagcaggagcacagctgctgtgccagcactgatctgcccccagctctgcacacagacattgctgctgcagctccagagaagggaacacaagggcatctctggaaaaaaactttgctgggagatcctttagtttcTTTCAAGCCACACggagtgcagcccctcaccgACACAgactgtggccacagggaagatggagagaaacaaaatgagaactGGCAAAACCAATGGcttttctttgtggacaatattaaataaatcaaacatggtgaaaaaaagaacaaacccagAACCAAACCCAAAGGAATCATCAAAGGTGATTTATATtacatggcctgtccctgctgcagccccggcactgccacccccagggctgtgcccggccccgagagcactcaggccctgcagcaacaccagggccaccagggcagcggggcagggccacggcagcagcactggcaacaccaagtgctgctgctgctgggcacagctgctgggccagcactgatctgccccagctctgcacacagacattgctgctgcagctctacagaagggaacacaagggcatctctgcagaaaactctgctgggagatcctttagttcatttaaagccaccaagagtgcagcccctcattgacacagtctgtgggcacagggatggtggagagaaacaaaagggGAAATGGCAGAAACATTGACATTTCTCTGTGGACCATATAGTTAGGCTTGACAGCTAACTtacaagcaaagctgagttaaTAGATGAAATAACAATTGATGATTTTAGATTGTATCCATAGCAAGAAAGAAGACAAGGCATTAGCATGGGAATAGATTAGAAAAGATACATGTAGATTTTTGTTAGGTAGATTAGATGCATAAGTAAATGTGTATGCATAGCttattaaatttctgtaaaacttttgccaattatATTGATACTAATAGCTTTGTTCTAATTAATATAATAAGTTATTGTGATGTAATTAATGACTTAAAATGATGTTTTCTTAAAAGTATATAAACTAGAGAACatgaaatataaaaacattttcttctttgatcCTAATCACGTGTGTGTAGGTCACATCCAATCTAACAGTATCAGATAAGATTaataaagtaaaacaaagaaaaagaacctccaaaatgaaaccaacaagtATCAAAACcaacttttattacaagtgatttgcagaaattggccagcaccttaatgtttccaaaatcatccagtcatcagtctccacactgcagccttgagctcctggttcctcaggctgtagatgagggggttcagggctggaggcaccaccgaatacagaactgacagggccagatccagcgatggggaggacatggaggggggcttcacaTAGGAAAATGAGGcagtgctgacaaacagggacaccacggccaggtgagggaggcaggtggaaaacgctttgtgccgtccctgctcagaggggatcctcagcacagccctgaagatctgcacataggagaaaacaatgaacacaaaacagccaaatgatAAACAAAGGCTAACCACAATGAGTCCAATTTTCCTGAGATTGgcgtgtgagcaggagagcttgaggatcggGGGCACATCACATAAGAattggcccagggcattgccatggcacaggggcagggaaaatgtattggctgtgtgcatgagagcattgagaaaggcactggcccaggcagctgctgccatgtgggcacaagctctgctgcccaggagggtcccgtagtgcaggggtttgcagatggacacgtagcggttgtagcacatgatggtcaggaggaaatactctgttgaaatgaagaacagaaagaaaaagagctgagcagcacatccagtgtaggagatgttgctggtgtcccagagggaattgtgcatggctttggggacagtggtgcagatggagcccaggtcagtgagggccaggttgagcaggaagaagaacatgggcgtgtgcaggtggtggccgcaggctacggcgctgatgatgaggccgttgcccaggagggcagccagggagatgcccagcaagaggcagaagtgcaggagcttcagctgccgcgtgtctgccaatgccagcaggaggaagtgcctgatggagctgctgttggacatttgctggtgCCTtagcatggggatctgtaaaaaaagtaatcatggaatagttgggtttggagaggacttgaactatcccagcacagcctgggggcactttccccccactgcctgcccagggctctgctgcctggagctgtccctgccagcagctgcttccctgtgcccagggctgggccctgccagtgctgccagagcccagcccagccctgggggctcagctctgccctgcagagccctcccagctcaggcactgccgaggggcagctctggctctgcaggctctgatggcaatgtcagagcaaccctgaggaggctggaaaagcaaaactGATGTTGCCTCTGAGGGGTCCTTTGCTGATTTACTTAAGTGCCTGGTTTATAGAGATATGGGagattttggtttgttttttttttaatatcatcgTGAACAGAGAGATTAATATCTATCTGCAATTTCCCATCCAGGCAACCtagagcagtagattaaaaaagaaggattttcccttttatgcagCCCCTGACTCACTGTGCTCCCTGAATAacctacttggaaatgttctgcagttaaatgccatgctgggagcaattctgaacaatgcagcatcctccccacacaaggagaacacttccaagcctcaccagctgtctcctgccacccagatcttgtcccccagtgctgggagcagctgccagggctggctgagagctgtccctggcaggcagcagagtccctgccccagcacagcgccctgggctgcaggaccctgctctgcaggacagccctgggcagccctggctgctctgcacaagagacaagcagagaatgtactcacaggctctgcaggcattggcatgttccagcttgaggagatggctccaggagctgcagctgcattgtcctgcagccagaggttcctgtgccaagggctggcagtgattgtgccccaggcacttctcagccccttcccagccctgactgattgaagctctctgtgcctctgggctgtgcccgggctggctgcaggcagtgccccagccctgctgggctggcacaagagctgctcatccagagaaatgtgcttttgaagctcttcttggtgagcaggagctgcctctgtgccaggagcccagcccagctcagcagcacagacacagcacaaggactttaatcagcctctggggctttgtgctcaggccctggacatcagtccctgagagggagctgaagaaacatctccagaactccaaggcaggaatccaactccaaactttcttggacttttaatgggtcgcagagagggacacaactgagcaagtgtccccaggccccaggcagagcagagaactgcaggcagtgatgacaggtggggacaaggagaagccaagtcttggtgccctggggcacagcagggtctgtgccaccaagggctgggaggagacaccttgtcctgaggccctggggcctcctggcccagccccagccaggctgggcactgtcagccccttgtgctgccctcagcatccccccctagcccacatcccagtggcctcaaggatctgctgcaaggagtccctggggagccttgctcagcaatggccctgggggctccttcatgctccctgcaggatcTGCAGgattttcaaaggactttgggtttggcttttgccttggaatctctgagaggtttgtgcaatcatggcctccaattacctgctgtaattagtccctggagaggctttgtcagtaacaacactcagtggggctcattaatacttcaggctacttcagttattttaaggtattttgttttttccttttgataccgactctgtgagaggtttgtgcaatcatggtcccaattatctgctttaatgagtcccttgagagctttgtactgacactcagtggggctcattaatactttgagatactcaaggtttttaaggtactctGGATGTTCCTTTTCACTCTGAGTctttgagaggtttttgtgtaatcctggcctccaattctctcctccaaggagtccatgaggagcctgtgttgacctcagtgggacccattcatgctttgagatactttggggtttttcctctgactttcactcctggaaaggtttttgcaatctcctctcaggccctgaggttccagggctcagcttcAAATGCACTACAGGGCTCATTAGGACCAAGATAGTCCtaacaaaccatggctctgcattgatttccctctgctctggggcagttCGTTAGgaagctttcctgctgcaggtatggaaaaatatttcaaagagcttctaggaaatatGTATCATATTTTATAGTGTCCTTTATTACTTTTCTTAGTATACAAGAGGGGATTGCAGCATTCAGTGACTTATACTGACCCAGGGACACTCTTGAGGAAGTCTGACTTagtcagagaagctgtgccttgagGTCTGatcagtgtggacaaccttgctccacattccccaaccccatcctgtctctcctcactcacctAGGACCTGCTTTGCTTGGTGAACTGGCTTCACTCAGCTGAAGAGggattttgactttttaattttttcaagcaatctaaaactcctgagtttccccattgcaaacagacatcctcctcaagtgtgtgccaagcccaaggtgccaccaagagcactccagacctgcctgggccagctgtgagggtggatcatcatcccaacaggcagtgggccattgcaaggggctgttgccatggacactgcagggaccccactgctggctttgggtgccatggcaaccgccatcagttcaggtttccttggaaaccagcccaaggagccatttctgcagccagggtccatggccccttgcctgcagagctgctgctgccctgggctgccatggcaaccctgaggacaaagcggtgccagggctgttccaggtacaattgcagtgacactcgttggtgccaccaggtgccatggcaacggccacGGGGACCCGTTCCTTAGATTGGTGCCAAGGCAACCAATGCCCGGAGCCGgaccttgctcagggctggtgtcagtgcccagggccagaggggatcccttgctggggctgtgccatggccacctgccctgtgccgcgctggccgctcgggcaccaggaaccagcagccaagggcactgccagggccaaaggccaggtcagcaggacagaaaggggcagcgctgggcactgtttccatggcaaccggcactgggggggcacctgggtcacctggcctggcagttgccatggaaagccctggcaggcactgagggcacagcccctggcactgagacactgctgggccgggtgctgagcacagcgctgagcacgcagagatggttttgttcttgctgagctgcagcacagccaaggcctgtcctgcccctcgtccagccacgctggggaggggctggggctgcgggggagcttggcaggggacacagccaggacaggtgaccccaactgaccccgggcacagcccagaccagagcacatcatgctcagggtatgaagggggggaacaaggaggaagggggaattttggagggaggctttttgccttcccaggtaacacttaggcaagagggggccctgtttctccagtgggcagggtcactaccaaagacacagacaccaactgaaggaattgtggcatttatatcatgcacagctgcaaagaattacaaaaggataagctcaacaaagcacatcatcattagcaaagaattacaaaagaagctcagcaatccttcagaactcatcattacattttgatgactaaccccttggtcaaacacttgaggtgtttgtggcagacaaagattctggctgactatcaaggtacaacTTACAGACATCAGTAGTAGTTtagtgacaccgttcttcattcttttttctcaatctcattggagttaggaacaagaattccgttgtccatggagctggcacctttttaattccagaataatgcccccaggccctttgctgttcagctttaccatgctgtctgtggctaacaaggcctgggggggccctttcccctcgggctggaaggggccgggtcccagtccctgaggggcacccgggctcctggatgcaattcctgtgcaagtccctcagtgtcacagcagccttcccatggagccccgtggatcagagcatttgccaaaggggcccttggggcaaacagggagatttggtctggcagcatgtgtaaaacaatatcctgtcagatctacttgttctcacacagaacacttggctgcagggacacatccccattgttcctgcccaggtttcaggactcagagttgtctttcccaggagctgctccttcagctgcctcgggagggccatttggcctccagacccacactctggctccattattagggctgctgcatccaaaccctttatctccacaaatgGTGGTGattggagctggagctccttttttcacaatcgttcctaaaattgcaatatcaataattgtgctaccctgtcatggggttgaatAATCCAATCTTGTTCACTATTGTTTAacagaattactgtaatttctcctggatattctgcatcaattcctcctgccatgacatgaacactttgcaaggccaagctccaagggagcagttaccaaagcaaagtgtcctggaggaatctgaattcctgtttcagtactGATAGCTcacatttgctttgaatttctcctcattaattccaatgcatgaaggcccagccctgcagcctctgggctggtcctgccaggggccatcacagccagaacaatttcccaggcagtccaagtctcattgcccatggttggatttgcaaattgggggcagccatgcacagccagggggtttccatttcccccgtgggccattgttaagggcatggagcacatctgggagatgggttctccatgggcaaaggttcccatctcctcattttttcaactgctcttttaacaaccccttcacccgtgcaaccaatcctgcagcttgtgcatagtctggtgcatgaaaaaccctgcaggcttcatcactgtatttttcacagcaacagacaaagcactctgcatcacagtatcagcaaaccctgggaaaatagccaatttcatcccttcctccttttttcattg of Agelaius phoeniceus isolate bAgePho1 unplaced genomic scaffold, bAgePho1.hap1 Scaffold_113, whole genome shotgun sequence contains these proteins:
- the LOC143693005 gene encoding olfactory receptor 14J1-like, with amino-acid sequence MCYNRYVSICKPLHYGTLLGSRACAHMAAAAWASAFLNALMHTANTFSLPLCHGNALGQFLCDVPPILKLSCSHANLRKIGLIVVSLCLSFGCFVFIVFSYVQIFRAVLRIPSEQGRHKAFSTCLPHLAVVSLFVSTASFSYVKPPSMSSPSLDLALSVLYSVVPPALNPLIYSLRNQELKAAVWRLMTG